The following are from one region of the Acidobacteriota bacterium genome:
- a CDS encoding polysaccharide pyruvyl transferase family protein → MMDLFLEAWVSAIIEGKKVQWVMGKGQPWQPGQKLKLLFAGYNGTRNTGSDVRVEEMLRQVRRILGPENVDLSMMTFNFDRSRGYFDGTSQVRLPDIFPPFLANEVPRHHGVVACEGSMFKSKFANALATMMIGSLGIAAAENKLSVGYGAEAGHMDPLVAKMCGRYCKNSLVITRNEESRKILRELGVPTELGTDTAWTFEPLGAEYGQKALRDVGWDGKTPVLVVCPINPFEWPVKASVAKAALHSVTGAYAASHYRGPYFHNAGPEADRAYEHYLSSIAKAVAAFRQKKNVFVIMVATERLDARPAKRISEMLGGVPILTSEEYDMYQLVSILRACHMMVSSRYHGIVTSMPALVPSAGITMDERIRNLMNERGHRDLLMNVDDPDLAERTLAALEILDREGERIADGIARTVVRNLKLMARMGVYFEEEVQRRYPEFPTRKGEWSWEDYLPSMSVGLRELVGAYS, encoded by the coding sequence ATGATGGACCTGTTCCTTGAGGCCTGGGTGTCGGCCATCATCGAAGGCAAAAAAGTGCAATGGGTGATGGGCAAGGGCCAGCCATGGCAACCGGGCCAGAAGCTCAAGCTATTGTTTGCGGGATATAACGGCACGCGCAACACGGGGTCAGACGTGCGCGTTGAGGAAATGTTGCGGCAGGTACGCCGCATCCTCGGTCCGGAGAACGTCGACCTCAGCATGATGACGTTCAACTTCGATCGCTCCCGCGGATATTTTGATGGAACGTCGCAAGTCCGGCTGCCGGATATCTTCCCACCGTTTTTGGCAAATGAAGTACCCAGGCATCACGGTGTCGTCGCGTGTGAAGGCTCGATGTTCAAGTCGAAATTTGCGAATGCGCTGGCCACGATGATGATCGGGTCGCTCGGAATTGCCGCAGCAGAAAATAAACTATCGGTCGGTTACGGCGCCGAGGCGGGACACATGGATCCGCTGGTCGCCAAGATGTGCGGGCGATATTGCAAGAACTCACTGGTCATCACGCGCAACGAGGAGTCGCGCAAAATTCTACGTGAACTGGGTGTTCCCACCGAACTGGGAACAGACACGGCGTGGACGTTTGAACCACTCGGCGCGGAGTACGGACAGAAGGCGCTGCGCGATGTGGGTTGGGATGGGAAAACGCCGGTGCTGGTGGTGTGCCCGATCAATCCGTTTGAGTGGCCGGTGAAGGCGTCGGTGGCAAAGGCTGCACTGCATAGTGTCACGGGTGCGTATGCCGCGAGCCACTATCGCGGTCCGTATTTTCACAATGCAGGCCCGGAAGCGGATCGTGCTTACGAACATTACTTGAGTTCGATCGCGAAAGCGGTTGCTGCGTTCCGGCAGAAGAAAAATGTCTTCGTCATCATGGTCGCGACGGAACGACTGGATGCTCGTCCTGCCAAGCGCATCTCGGAAATGCTCGGCGGAGTGCCGATTCTGACGTCGGAAGAGTACGACATGTATCAACTCGTCAGCATACTGCGGGCGTGCCACATGATGGTGTCGTCGCGCTATCACGGCATTGTTACGTCGATGCCGGCGCTGGTACCGTCGGCGGGAATCACCATGGACGAGCGTATCCGCAATTTGATGAATGAACGCGGGCATCGCGATTTGCTGATGAATGTGGATGATCCGGACCTGGCCGAGAGAACATTGGCGGCGCTGGAGATCCTGGATCGCGAAGGAGAACGGATTGCCGACGGAATCGCGCGGACAGTCGTGCGCAATCTGAAATTGATGGCGCGCATGGGAGTGTATTTCGAAGAAGAAGTGCAGCGAAGGTATCCGGAGTTTCCGACGCGCAAGGGTGAGTGGAGTTGGGAAGACTATTTGCCGTCGATGAGCGTGGGATTACGGGAGTTGGTGGGGGCGTATTCGTAG
- a CDS encoding SDR family oxidoreductase translates to MAIFLTGSTGYIGAHVASNLLQQHDSTLNLLVRGQDAHDAEVRLWNALQLHMPFKTFQEYLQSKVRIFIGDLTDPLFGMEKDTYERLVHTTDSIIHCAASLNRKSEKSCLNVNLRGTLEVAQLARRSHYYHGLQRFSNVSTVAVAGKRNHEVVTEDRSIEWERSDYDPYARTKKFCEHMVRELLPDVPLTIFRPSIVLGDSRYPETTQFDMVRSFVFLAGLPVLPFRPDDKIDIVNVDFVADAISTLHMKANPLHDTYHLSSGNGSQTFRELTTALAAAQSKRGPMFMPVLEKPFSSIVNTLANRKGPIGHGAALMKVFLPYLMWNTVFDNTRVTTEMERKPAPFSQYSFPLLKFSREHDFSYPYQPWPQGVGGAAA, encoded by the coding sequence ATGGCCATTTTCCTCACCGGATCTACGGGATATATCGGCGCGCATGTCGCGTCGAATTTGTTGCAGCAGCACGATTCCACGCTGAATCTGCTGGTGCGTGGACAGGATGCGCATGACGCGGAGGTCCGCCTGTGGAACGCCCTCCAGTTGCACATGCCGTTCAAGACTTTCCAGGAATACCTGCAGTCAAAAGTGCGGATCTTCATCGGTGACCTGACGGATCCTCTCTTTGGCATGGAGAAGGACACTTACGAGCGACTGGTACACACGACCGACTCGATTATCCATTGCGCAGCATCGCTGAACCGTAAGTCGGAGAAGAGCTGCCTGAATGTGAACCTGCGCGGCACACTGGAAGTGGCGCAACTGGCGCGGCGTTCGCACTACTATCACGGGCTGCAGCGGTTTTCGAATGTGAGTACGGTCGCCGTGGCAGGGAAGAGGAACCACGAGGTTGTGACGGAAGATCGTTCGATTGAGTGGGAACGCTCGGATTACGATCCGTATGCGCGGACCAAGAAATTCTGCGAGCACATGGTTCGGGAACTTCTGCCCGACGTTCCGCTGACAATTTTTCGTCCGAGCATCGTGCTGGGAGATAGCCGTTATCCGGAGACGACGCAGTTCGATATGGTGCGCTCGTTTGTGTTTCTCGCGGGATTGCCCGTGCTGCCCTTTCGTCCGGATGACAAGATCGATATCGTGAACGTGGATTTTGTGGCGGATGCGATTTCTACCCTTCACATGAAGGCGAATCCCTTGCACGATACCTATCATCTTTCGTCGGGCAATGGCTCGCAGACGTTTCGTGAATTGACGACGGCCTTAGCGGCGGCGCAGTCGAAGCGTGGCCCGATGTTCATGCCAGTCCTGGAAAAGCCGTTCAGCTCGATCGTCAACACGCTGGCGAATCGCAAGGGGCCGATCGGTCATGGTGCGGCGCTCATGAAAGTATTTCTGCCCTATCTGATGTGGAACACGGTCTTCGACAATACTCGCGTGACCACGGAAATGGAACGGAAGCCGGCACCGTTCTCCCAGTACAGTTTCCCCTTGCTGAAATTCAGCCGCGAGCATGATTTCAGCTATCCGTACCAGCCCTGGCCGCAGGGCGTGGGAGGAGCGGCTGCATGA
- a CDS encoding SDR family oxidoreductase — protein MEDSALPVEGVVSRKNCLSQTNSHLGRPAAPVYWRVEGSLLELTTTRSIAFFAWNSQTFASRGLRRGLVLLTAALRPILYALNRKAATRIVHSVLRGITRDRLDLLGEEEFQYKLKPLLKEEGVKKLKALQDTGAEVVLVSQGLDHVMRPLARHVGVRWIISNRLEFRDGVATGRVLSPIIRPRGLFARIAEAGPDGQQSTARWVRALGLRGLRALEGAAVSADREAPVRSRPIVYFDETRHTGQLSVRKALSGRRILLIGVTGFIGKVWLANMLLDLPEIGKLYLLIRRQKSNPGRARFEKMIEESPVFDPLFERYGDRLDSFLADRVEVVEGDVSQPGLGLDPEVAARLQGELDVIVNSSGLTDFNPDLRDALAVNVDSTYHLIEFIRGSKHAALLHLSTCYVAGQRDGRVSERVRLNYTPAGVADFDAEKEWHALHEFVESAEARAEGPEVTEELRQQAREKEHAAKDLHGAALENQIRKNRVRWLKNYLTEAGMARARELGWPNTYTFSKSLAESLIAKHGAGLPIAIVRPAIVETSVFKPFRGWNEGINTSASLSYLLGTSFRQLPSNERKRLDIIPVDAVCAGMTLIAAALVERRHDPLYQLATSVTNPCDMGRCIELTSLGHRKHYRAQEGLEYWLRLRMDAISVSKTRYKRMSAPAQRMIIKSIQAIMSPLPVRKPLAKTERSLERVEKLIELFEPFILHNEHDFVADNVEKLAQALVPEERAAFGYDAAAVDWWEYWIEIHIPALRRWTYPLIEGRPLEARAPRSLRAAGDTAESVKTGTGATLRYS, from the coding sequence ATGGAAGATTCCGCCCTCCCCGTGGAAGGCGTTGTCAGCCGAAAGAACTGCTTGTCCCAGACCAACTCACATCTCGGTCGCCCGGCCGCCCCAGTTTACTGGCGGGTCGAAGGCAGTCTGCTGGAACTGACGACGACTCGTTCCATCGCCTTTTTTGCCTGGAACAGCCAGACTTTTGCTTCACGTGGATTGCGGCGAGGGCTGGTTCTGCTCACGGCGGCGCTGCGGCCAATTCTCTACGCGCTCAATCGAAAGGCAGCCACGCGGATCGTCCACTCGGTGCTGCGGGGGATTACGCGAGACCGGCTCGATCTGCTGGGAGAAGAAGAATTCCAGTACAAGCTGAAGCCGCTCCTGAAGGAAGAAGGAGTGAAGAAACTCAAGGCGCTGCAGGATACGGGCGCCGAAGTGGTGCTGGTGAGCCAGGGGCTGGACCATGTGATGCGTCCGCTGGCGCGGCATGTGGGAGTGCGGTGGATCATTTCCAATCGCTTGGAGTTTCGCGATGGCGTGGCAACCGGCAGAGTACTGAGCCCGATTATTCGTCCGCGAGGGTTGTTTGCGCGGATCGCCGAAGCGGGGCCGGACGGACAACAGAGCACGGCACGCTGGGTGCGGGCGCTTGGTCTCCGAGGATTGCGGGCGCTCGAAGGGGCGGCAGTTTCGGCGGATCGGGAAGCGCCGGTGCGATCGCGTCCGATTGTTTATTTTGATGAGACCCGGCATACAGGCCAGCTCTCGGTGCGCAAGGCACTGAGTGGCCGACGCATCCTGCTGATCGGGGTCACGGGATTTATCGGCAAGGTGTGGCTCGCCAATATGCTTCTGGATTTGCCGGAAATCGGGAAATTGTATTTGCTGATCCGGCGTCAGAAGTCGAATCCAGGCCGCGCGCGTTTCGAGAAGATGATCGAGGAGTCGCCGGTTTTCGATCCTCTGTTTGAACGCTACGGCGACCGTCTCGATTCGTTTCTCGCCGACAGAGTGGAAGTTGTGGAAGGCGATGTTTCGCAGCCGGGACTGGGACTGGATCCGGAAGTGGCGGCGCGTCTACAAGGCGAGTTGGATGTCATCGTCAACAGCTCGGGGCTGACCGATTTCAATCCTGACCTGCGGGATGCGTTAGCCGTCAACGTGGACTCGACCTATCACCTGATCGAGTTTATCCGTGGATCGAAACATGCGGCCTTGCTGCACCTCTCCACCTGTTACGTTGCCGGACAGCGCGATGGACGAGTGAGCGAGCGGGTTCGTCTGAACTACACGCCGGCTGGTGTGGCGGACTTTGACGCGGAAAAAGAGTGGCATGCGCTGCACGAGTTTGTGGAATCCGCGGAAGCGCGGGCCGAGGGGCCTGAAGTTACGGAGGAATTGCGGCAGCAGGCGCGTGAAAAAGAACACGCGGCCAAGGATCTGCACGGAGCGGCGCTGGAGAACCAGATTCGTAAGAATCGAGTGCGCTGGCTGAAGAACTACTTGACCGAGGCCGGGATGGCCCGCGCGCGCGAACTAGGCTGGCCGAATACGTACACATTCAGCAAGAGCCTGGCCGAATCGCTGATCGCGAAGCACGGGGCGGGGCTGCCGATCGCCATTGTGCGGCCGGCGATTGTGGAAACGTCGGTATTTAAGCCGTTTCGCGGGTGGAATGAAGGCATCAATACCTCGGCTTCGTTGTCGTATCTGTTGGGAACTTCGTTCCGGCAATTGCCGTCGAACGAACGCAAGCGGCTCGACATTATTCCGGTGGACGCGGTGTGCGCGGGCATGACACTGATAGCAGCAGCGCTGGTTGAACGGCGGCATGATCCGCTGTACCAGTTGGCGACGTCGGTGACCAATCCTTGCGACATGGGCCGGTGTATTGAGTTGACTTCGTTGGGACATCGCAAGCACTACCGGGCGCAAGAAGGTCTGGAGTATTGGCTACGATTGAGGATGGATGCGATTTCGGTTTCCAAGACGCGCTACAAGCGCATGTCGGCGCCGGCGCAGCGGATGATCATCAAGTCTATACAGGCGATCATGTCGCCCCTACCGGTCCGCAAGCCGCTGGCAAAAACGGAGCGCAGCCTGGAGCGGGTTGAAAAGCTGATTGAGTTGTTTGAGCCGTTTATTCTGCACAACGAGCATGATTTTGTCGCGGACAATGTCGAGAAGCTCGCACAGGCATTGGTGCCGGAAGAACGGGCTGCTTTTGGATACGACGCGGCGGCGGTGGACTGGTGGGAATATTGGATCGAAATTCACATCCCGGCTCTGCGGCGGTGGACGTATCCGCTGATTGAAGGGCGTCCACTGGAGGCCAGAGCTCCGCGAAGTCTGCGGGCAGCCGGTGATACAGCGGAGAGCGTCAAGACTGGGACGGGTGCGACGTTGCGGTATTCGTAA